The sequence below is a genomic window from Pangasianodon hypophthalmus isolate fPanHyp1 chromosome 27, fPanHyp1.pri, whole genome shotgun sequence.
CAAGTTGGAATTTTGGAAGCTTTCTGACAGCTTCCCGATTTCTCCGACCAAACTCAAACATGGCGTGTTTCACTACatgaaataaagctttaaaacaggaattttcatttatatttcagtttatatTCAAACACACAGTTAGTCACACCAACAGTATTTACGATATTTTAACTTACTGAAAGgacaagtttatttaacatttattttcggaaggagtctccagtgtcagcgtttttgtaacagtcattaGGTTTTCCCTAGAACTACAAGAACTaccttgtttcacagacgttccctaacattaaaggtaaatataaatggataaaaagtatggcatgtcattcattaatcaattaaaaaaatgtcttttttggaAAATTACTGTAGGACAaactgttataggaagataaacgactttattattttcctataacagcacaccctgttgtgttttattccatatttaatgtaataatgtataaatgttcataatagGTGAAGTATAGTTTCCGGCGATCAACGTTTTTTTCAGACATCTCAGCATGGAGCATGTTAAATTAGGAGAAGCTGGGAATACAGATTACAGATCTGAACGTGAGTAAAGGTCACCCGCAAGTCGTTGACCCCGTCCTTCATGGTTCTGATTATCCGAGTGTGTTTCCCATTAGTGGCGCGAATTTGCCGCAGCTCATGTTCCACACTTTGCTTTCTTTCCTTAAGCCTCTTCATTAATAGGAAAAGTGATTATTCTGCCTGGGGGTCAAATAATCAGCCCTTCCATCCTCTCCTGTGGACTTGGGTTACAAAGACAAATACCTCCCCGATGTTTCAGGTCAGCGGCATTACGGCGAGAGATTTATTTGATGATGATAGGAATCAAACCGGAGTTTGTGTTAACCCCTGGAGGTGTACATTGTGTTCCTAAACCATGTGTGTAAGTCGCACATCTCTGTCAGTGAGAACATAACCCTAACCAAGGACGATAAAATGACTGTGGTTTTCACACTTTTAAATACAACTCTCTAATTGGGTGTGGTGCAAATTACCAGAACCAAAAAAAGTTTTAGCGTGTCTAACACATCATTCATCACAATACTAATGCTAAATGACTTATCTACAAAACGCTAGACTGACAAATGCACCAGGACTAACTACTCATTGTTTTTCAGATTTATGAGCAAGAAGACTATTTCTCGCTAGTTAGCTTGCTTTctcaaaaaacaacaacaacaacaaaaaaatgttataaacagCCCGCGAGATGATCTAACAAGGAACCCAGATTGCACACGAAACACTGCCGGATTTTGCTGGGTTGCATCAGATGACGTTTGTATAAGGATTACAGGAAATGGATCGGCTCGGCTGTGAAAAGAGAAGCAGAGCGAATGAATGACAGGACAATGAGGACGTCGGCCTGTCGAGGCAACAGCTAAGCTGCTCTAATCTATAATCTGATCCGATTGGTCGTGCTAAAACACATTAGCCTATCAAAAACAACCTGAAAGGAAAGGCAAGGATAAATCAAGGTCACCCACAATGCCCTGTTTCGCTATAAAGACAATAAATATGTGTCTCCAAACAAGCGCTAGATAGACATCAgacttctctttctttctctttcaaaaaaaatttcatttggCTAATTAGCGCTATGTACATGCAACAGCATACAAGacacaacccacacacacacacacccgcacaaacgcacacacacacagatataaataTAGAGCAACGTGttacatatttataacattatcaTAGAAAATAGTGTCTAACTAAAGTGTTGGCAAAATCTATAACTGTGCTTGATTACTGATATCAGAATTAGCATAACAGTACTCAGAACAGCGGGTTAGCATGGGAAATTTCCTCCACAATATCTACAttttgctcaataaataaatgtaaacactataatgtttttgtggcatttgtttaattggatTTTCTTTATCTAGTTTTAGGACTAAAGTTTCTGATCACATTTCAGATCAAATTCAtgtagaaatacagaaaattgtaaagggttcacaaactttctagcAGCACTGTAAACTCCATAAACTCCAAGAAACTGGGTGCTTCCACGCTTCCACTCCACAACCATATAATTGGTATTATCTTCATCATTTAGCATTGTTTCCATGCAGTTACTGGGTAGTTCAAAACCAGCTTACACCAGCAAGACCAGCTTTACCAGTAAGGTTTTGGTTTTGTCATGTTGGTTGATCAGAACTAATCCTCGTAAATCGGTTTAGGAAAACATGCTGGTGTAAGGTGTTGCATTTTTGcgtgtattgaaaaaaaaaacatgaatggtCAGAACTAATCCGCATAAACCCGTTTAGCGCAGTATGCTTGTCTAagtagtttcattttttatatagtaaaaaaaaaaaaaaagaaaaaagaactaaTCAGCATAAACCAGTACAGGATAGCATTCTTGCttaaattgtttctttttatatgtatttaaaaaagaagaagtagtAGTAATCGGCatgaacagatttttatttctttctttctttttttacatttaaaaaatggtatTTAATGAAAGAAAGGTTGATCTtagttatttttctttagtatcaattttctgtgaggaaaaaaatggaaacttTCAActatctatttttctttttaacaatttatataCAACTTTCAAAAATTCTACAAAGTTAAAATGACATGTGACTTTATCTGGAACTAGACaacaattcaaaacaaaaagcaaaaaaacaacagaacaataATTTAAGAACCAAAAACAGGAAGTCGAAGTTTTACACAACAAGTTCTTAGAAAACCTTCCAAAAGGAAGATGCAAACATCTGAGCCAGTATAATTTTCCCCGAATAATACTAACAAAGGAATGTCTGTGCAACCTAAAACAACATGTCCCGGTGTTAAATGAATTACATTTCTGTCGTTTGGTCctaaggggatgtaaacttttgcactcgagCGTAAATTCAGTGAGTGAGCTTCATGACTGCTCCTCAACCTGACAAACCTGTAGGATTCTTTTTATTTGCATGGATCAAGAGAAAGggaattttataaacatttctcTTTGTCATTCGTCTTTTGTTTAACAAGCGCAGGCTTTAGAAATGGCAAATCATAACTGTCAAGCCCGTCCCATGGCGTCAACACAAAGCCAGATTAGGGGTGGGGTGGTGTATTTACCACCATGACAGGCTGTAACAATGGCTCTACAACGCGCCTGCACTCCTCCCACTCATTATCCGCACTGGCAGTTAAGCCCAAAAGCCCCGCCTTTAACAGGTCAGGTGACTTCTCGTGCCAGCTGCTGATGTGCTTTCTGCTGTCCATCACTGACAACAGGCGTACTGGTGATGTGCAAAACGATTCTGTATTTGAGTGATTTGAGCTGTTCAGTGCTAAAAGGATTCAAATGTTTTACTCAAACATTAATCTGCTAATACATTTGTCAacattgttttattacttaGATGTTTGGCTGTTAACAAGCTGCTATCCAACTCCAAAAAATGCATActggtataaataaataaataaataaataaataaataaataaataactgctgatgtttattgtaaattattgtatgtttactgtaacttactgtatattgtgtaaatTGTGTTCCTTGTACACTTTGTGAATAAAAGGTTTTAATACAGATTCTGAtactgactctgattctgaccCTGATTCTGAcactgactctgattctgagTCTGACTCTGATACTGACTCTGACACTGACTTTGATTCTGAtactgactctgattctgagtctgactctgattctgaccCTGATTCTGacactgactctgactctgatactgactctgattctgacactgactctgatactgactctgattctgacacTGATTCTGACATTGACTCTGGCCCTGATGCTGACactgattctgactctgattctgacactgactctgattctgactctgacaCTGATTCTGACACTGACTCTGACACTGTCTCTGATTCTTATactgattctgactctgactctgattcttacactgactctgattctgacactgactctaacactgTCTCTGATTCTTATactgattctgactctgactctgattctgacactgactctgattctgaccCTGATTCTGACACTGATTCTGACACTGACCCTGATTCTGACACTGACTCTGACATTGTCTCTGATTCTGACACTGACCCTGATTCTGACACTGATTCTGACACTGACCCTGATTCTGACCCTGATTCTGAcactgactctgattctgagTCTGACTCTGATACTGACTCTGACACTGACTTTGATTCTGAcactgactctgattctgattctgatactGACTCTGAcactgactctgattctgacactgactctgactctgattctgactctgatactgactctgattctgacacTGATTCTGACATTGACTCTGGCCCTGATGCTATCTCTGATTCTGAcactgactctgattctgactctgacCCTGATTCTGACACTGATTCTGACACTGACTCTGACACTGACCCTGATTCTGAcactgactctgattctgacactgactctgactctgacacTGTCTCTGATTCTTATactgattctgactctgattctgacacTGATTCTGAtactgactctgattctgactctgactctgattttatgatttatgatataCAGTCGGCAGTTTAGGCACTTCAgttctttttatcatttttttttacttctgcaTTGTTCATTTCTGTGCCGTTGCTGTTtctcatgtttcttttttagatTGACTCACCTGTTAGTACTGAAATATGTACTGTGTTAAACAGGCATGTGTAGTGGGTCTCTGCTCGAGTTCAGTCGACGCGGGAGGTTTGAGTTAGTGCTAAAAGTTTTTTCAGCAGCACATCTACAAAGCTGGTTGAACAAATCTTTTAGATTAACACACTCGGTACTCTAAGCTCAAAAAGATACATTTGCATCACTAAACATTCAGAGATCTGGATAATAAAGCGTCCACCCACAGGATCGTGAAAAGCCGTTCTCTCTGCCAGGACAAATAATGCAGTATCATATATTACCAGGAATTGTGGCTTTATCATTAAAGAATTGGTATTCCCTTCATTCTAGGcctaacaaaacaaaagtacAAATCAACACAACAGCGTGCTCCACCAAATCAAGCCTCATAAAACACACTCCACTGTCATATTCGACCTTTTACCACGTCCAGATTCGTGTGTGACTAATCGCACATTATTGGCTAGTTCCCTGAGAGTTTATCACACTCTTTGACACACGGCTTAAGCGAGACAAGTTCATGTCCCAGTGGCATTAACAGGACAAAGGGCTTTTAAGCGTCGGCTAAATAAACACGCTTTAATCGGGACCGCTTTGTAACGCGAGCCCTGTGCGCCTGTGACACCCATCATCCTCTCAGTTTGTTTTCACAGCATTGATTAAATCAAGTCTCCAGCAATTACATCACGTTTTTTAAAGAGGGAGTTTGGCCTTTAGCGGAGCGCGAGGAGCTTTAATGCAAGCCCGAGCGCCGTATTGGGTTTACccaaatattttttcagtttcCAAGGGTAACCTTAACTGGACGGAGAGCGCGAGCACCCAGGCGAAATGAGGACCAATTAACGAGGGACAGGACGCAGCCCGTACGGACACGTAGAGTTTAATCGGAGAGAATTAATAGCTGAGGACGTGTCAGCTGTCGAGCTTATACTAGAGCTGAGTCACGTATAAACAGCGGCGTGTTTACGATACCTCACGTTAAATCGAGAACAACAGAAAAGCCAGAAAGTGTTGATCTGGAGTCGTATAATCctgtaatgtttgttttttaccttGTGATTGCAGTGTGCATAAAGAAGTCTgtcataagtgtgtgtgtggtttgtgtgtgtgtgtgtgtgtgtgtgtgtgtgtgtgtgtgtaacacacCCAGAGAATGACACCCTGGCACAAGTGGACGCTGTTTGACGCTGTCCCTTTCGAAGCCCACACGCTCCGGCGTGACATCACTGGGAGACTATTTGGCAGGCAGGCCGATGCCTGTGCGATGTGTAATGGAAGAAGTCGTCGCTGTGTTGGCCGCAGTGCGCAAACGCACATCTGAAAGCTGTTATCAGCTCCAATGACATCAGCCCCTCTTGGCCTGGGCCTGTGCTGATCTCATTTGCCCTGTCCATTCACTCATTTGCAGTGCGGATGAgcgtgtttgtgcgtgtgtgtgtgcgtgtttgtgtgtgtgagtgtgtgtgtgggtgtgtgtgtgtgtgagtgtgtgtgtgagtgtgtgtgttctggtcaGGCCACTGGGAGGGACGTAAAGCCTAAAACACCTTGTCATTAAGGGCATAATTGCAGAATAACCTGTCATTACAGACAATCTTTGTCTCTCAAAGTGTTGAGATTTCATATAGAGAAGAAAGACAGCATCACTATTGTCATCACCAGTCTTGTTTAAATGCCCCGACTTCAGTCTATTATGGATAAGGAACTGAGCAAAGCCATTTCTGCCCTGAAAGACGCATTTGAAAAGAGGAACTCAATGTCGTCTTCATGAGCTTGCCCACAGGCGCCGGCTGACTGATTTATGGCACTTTGACTTCAGAGACTTCAGCATCAAGgcatcaaaaaaataaatattactataataaataataactgattACTAAAGCAGGATTTATAGAGTGGAAATTTAGGAGGAAACTAGAGAGGAGATAATACACAAAAGAGTACACAATTCTTCCAGAAATCTACACTAAATCTTCATTTGTAAATGTGCTGATTAGTCACAGTGGCATTGAACGTACAGTCTGCAAACACTTCACAGATGACACACAACCGTCAGACCACTCATTTAAGGTTAAAGTCAAACCTCTAGCTAGTGAACATGAAAATGTACAGGGACAAGCAGAAAGGTTGAGAAacctgagggggaaaaaatacagtGCAAAGATGAAATATACAAGCTgtcaaaatgagcaaaatgtgCATCTCTAGAGGAGACTCAAAATCCCTGGCTAGTGCCTTGCAGGTCATTCGAAAGCCTTTTCATTTCCAAGGGATGTTTTTTGGAAAGAATTATAAAccgaaaaaagaaaattattaacCACATAGATCTAAAAGATTGAAATATAGAATCTAGttcaataatatttattatattgtaacttctagaaaaaaaattacttaacaATGAAACTGGGGCTGAGGAACAGTGAAGCAAATGGTACAAAAATAGATTTTGCGTCCAGTCAGCTACTTGTTACTGTAGCCCTGGACAACTGCTTTTAGAATAGCGCACTGTGCCCTAATATGGAAGGAATAaatgggggtgtgctgttataggaaagtaatccatgacgcaaagcagagttactgttaccactccaaagttgatcattttccaataacaccatGTTTTACTcttcttatacctcagcaatttgccaatcaATACAATTCTTTTTTATCTATTAATGAAAacgccatactttttatccatttatagttacgtttaatgttgtggaacgtccatgaaacaagttcgagctataaacagtcactttCACCAGCTTCTCATTTTTCCTGTCTCAGGAAGATAATTAGACACAAACTCGCCCCTTGTCACGTCACAGAGAagtcctccgtcctgaagactttcctgttgtGGAAAACTTAATGTTCtggttttacctctgactgttacaaagcactgacactggagactccttccttaaatctccttacagaaaacttcaccataccaacaactatacatttttctttgttaaatagcaacatgtttttttatgaagtccctgtgaatgagctgtcactatagaaacgataacatattacaataattaatatgcgcattaatataaacctgtgatttgtggGAACTAttcacagagctgctgttatagaaaattaaccagcatcttccgaccaatcagaatcgagaattcaacggTGTTATGATATAAATCGTCAGCATCATATCATATGACCACGTCGTCCAGCCTCTAGGCTGTGTTACACAGGTTTGCTCTTAGTGGGAAAGACAGTAAATTGCCCGTATGGCAGCATTTCAGGTATCGCAACATGTATTTTTCACTGCATGATAACACACAACGTCGTACCAAACAAGAGCAGGCAAAGCCGTGACGAGCGCACTCTGTCATTACGAGCTGGATCGTGGCATGATGTGCGACTGTCAGGGCTGCAAAGGAaagaggagaatggacagaaaaaaaagacagaagagcAGAAAGCTAGTCATTAACGTTTTTCCTGTGAGTATAGCGTGTGTTAGCGTCCGCTCCACACCAGTCATCAGCCTTACAGCAGTCTATAGATTGCACAAGCACACATATGGGTACTTAAACAAGTGCTCTGCAAACAACTTCccttcaaattaaaaaaaaaaacccatgtcATAGCAGAGttgaaagggttttttttttttttgtaattattatttacagcattcatagcacaatgtactgtatttttaaatacagtgcacaactgttttttttaagaaaaacatattactgtaaaatacatattactatatatatatatatatatgtataaaataaaataaaataaatatataaaataaataaatgtataaatgtataaaataaaaatatataccttaaatttaaaacagagacaaaatCCTAGCAAGAGAatcaaataaatgtgtttattaaaacaattatttcaTTTCGGTAACTTTTCCgagtagctagttagctattaTTAATACGTTTGTTCTAACGTTTCTATAGGCAAACAGGGACGCGTAGGCTGGacgggttaaaaaaaaaaagtgtgtaatgtgtgtaatgttttctgtaggaaatgtttatttacattgatggaaggagtctccaatttcagtctttttcaactttaagttttcaacttaaagctgtaactttttccgacaaaaaaaaattcaagacagaggagtttacgtgtTCCAGTTTCTCgaaaacatgacaagctgtgtttttttttgtcttattaacttaaagaaagagaaaaaagaggctggtgaaggaacaagagtttatagctactataacgtaagtgagaacaggaactaacttgttttgtggatgttccacaatattaaacgtAACTGTAAATCGATCAAAAGTATGATATGTCGTACTTTAATAAATAGCTAATTGTAACAGCGGTGTTGCAGTATCCATACAGTAAGTTCCTTTGATACAGTATAATGTcagtactgtaaatattttcccaGAATACCATGCTGCTGTATTGAACTGTAAAAAACCTTTTTAAGCATCGTACTGCTTTGaacacagcatttttttgtacaaattacagaaattctTTAGTGCATACTTGGAAGCGCATGGAGCGCCTAACTGAATTAAGTGGCTTTTCAAAATTCCTCACTATACACAAAGCCTCGGTGGTGCAGGAAGAAGCCAAGAAGTGTGCAAAGGAAGTGCTCATTATAGCATTTCTCTGCCCACCAGCAGtggtttggaacacagccagCGTGGCACCGAGTCTCAGCCTGAGTCAGCCTTGTTACTGCGTAATCTATCACTGATCGTTTCTCAGACTTCAATACTCAGATGAATGAGGATTACTTATGCAAATTGTATGCAGATAATATTGTTATGACCACTGTTACAGCCGTTATGCTAaaacacacatgcgcacacacacacacacacaaaaccaagcAAATCAAATGACGGACCTCTCCTGAGAATTGATCTTCACTTGAACACTCATTCACCTTATAGGAAGTGAAAGTTTTGGCTCTGTAGGCAAACACTAGTGCCAAGAATTTAGGGGACATTCatgtgcattttcattttacatttactcatcTGGCAAAGGGTTTATGAAGACATTTGTATTACTCTCTTTGTGGGGTTTTCCTTCGACTTATTTATTACTGtagttaaataaagttaaaaccACTAAACCCCTAAACCCAAACGTCAGTCACCTGAacctgttttaattttaaaaggaGTTTTCTTCATGGGGACGAGTCAAATGTTCTCACAAGTCAAATGTATTCacactattactattatatatcattatgactattatgtcatttttactagtatttttatacatcattattactattaccattattattacaattatatatcattataacAACTTCTATTATACATCATTGTTACCATTgctattagtattaatattactaCCATatgtcatcactgtcattattaCACTTACTCTTATacataattattactattactactttatgtcatcactgtcattattaCACTTACTCTTATAcatcattattactattactactctatgtcattactgttattatgCCATTACGACAAATACTgttatatatcattattattattactattagtagTGCTATTATGTCATTACTACTTTACTACTTATACtattaaatgtcattattactattactactacatgacattactgtcattattactattactattactatcctatgtcattactgtcattattactattactatcctatgtcattactgtcattattactattagtagTACTATTATGTCATTACTACAAACACTATTATATGTCATTGTTACTATTAGTTTagtcattactattattaccagtttatattattattactattattattattattattattgttatatcatCATTACATAttactggcgtcccatccagggtgtactcctgcctcacacccagtgttccagggagAGGGTCCGGATCCAcggccaccctgaccaggataaagcagttactgaagatgaatgaatgaatattaatagtaaaaaaaaaaaaaaaaaaattatacgtTTAAAATTAGACATGcttctttctgaatgtgatatataaataaaatcttccaaaaacttttgtaaaaactatttttctgtTCTGGATTGCTGTCTTGTTACGGGACACACCGACATTTCATTATtaactcattttattttgtgtagataaACTGTACAATACAGTAGaatacatttcctttttttctccaagagAGATGAAAACTGTTGCACTGAGTTGTCTGTAAAACACAAATTAGAAATCACATTCATAAGAACAAGGTTTATCTCAAAGTAACATGATTAATATGATAAACAGTGCTGAAAGGTCATCAAGCTAGCAGAAAACTCTCACGTGCTCAACATAACCTCATAAAAACCACAAACTCTTGTATGTCTTTCAGTTCAACCTTTATGTGCtctactgtaaatgtaaatgagcatTGCAACCCCACAGCAGTTTTTCAACTTCTCATCAACCCTCACGCCATCTTTTCTGAGAAATGTTCTAAGTTTGAGTGCTGCATGTGTGCCTCCACACCAACACAGCTAATTATCAGCCTTTCCCTCTGACAGTAACGGCGTCTGTTTGATGGTGTTATCGGTGGTAATTCCTGGTGTAGGTGGGTATTACTGTAATTAGGTGTCAATAGAGACATGCAAATTAATATGTGATAAACCGAAATAGCACTGGCAAGCAGCTAATCTTCTCCAATTCCCCCAGTCCCTTCAAATTGCATGGATTTAGAGATTTTCGACATTTTTAGTTCAGATGGGAACAATTATTGCGGAGGATTTCAAGAATCTCAGAGTGAAATAGGTCACGCAGGAAGGAGCActcagctttctctctctgtctctgtctttctggaCAGACTCAAGTCAGCCTACTTTCGCTTGATCTGATCCTGCATTGTGCTGAAGAAAGATTAATTAGGGTTTCAAAACAGTTGTTTCAGCTGAGTCAGTTGACTGCACGTCATTTCATGTGAttaggttgtttttttgttttttttttgttatagccCTAACCAAAGAACAATAATGTACATGAGACACAAtcttacagccattttaagaaatTTCCAGCCTCGTTTCCAAAGACTTCTTATTTTCAAGCATCCATACAATATGGTGAGGACTgtgtgtattacccataatgcactgagaATGTATGTTAATTCTTCATATGTTAAAtctgttaaaatatattaaagtcCCTGTTTGTTCCTTCTGTCAGGTTTTAGCCAAGAGCggtgatttatatttatatatggtggtgatttatattttatatattcttttcacttttattgATGATTTGTTACTTGAGAGCTCTGAGTAATATGTTATTTAAAGGGTAAATATTGTACATAGGGCCTTCAGAAGGCATtcataacactttatttaaatgataCCTGATTTTTAGATTTCACAACATtcataacactttatttgaaaaGAAGCTAAACTGGGTCCTCATTATACATCCATAACACTTTATCTAAAGAATTCCTGCATTGGGCCTTTcacattcaaaacattttatttgaaggGTACCCACACTGAGCCTTCATAACATATTCATAACACGTCATTTGAAGCCTAGCTAATTTAGGTTTTCATTATACATTCATAACATTCTTTGGAAAGGTACCTACCTTTGatgttcataacacattcataatttatttaatgaataccTATATTGGgcttttataacacatttataacactATTTATAAGCTGCCTATATTCAgtctttataacacatttataactCGTTATTTAAAAGATACCTGTATTatgtgtttataacacattcctAACACTTTGTTTAAAGGTTACCTACTTTGGCCTTCATAGAACTTCATTTGAAGGGAACCTACTTTGGGCCTTTACAACACATTCAGAAAAGATTAATAAAGGGAACATATATTGGAATTGTTAATAAAGCCAAACTAATAATTTGAAAGATGAAGACATAAAAATACACTGTctatccataataataataataataataataataataataataataataataattaaatgttataaaccATTTATGCAGTGCtatgaatgtgttattaaaGCCCAATTTAAGTATCCTTCAGATGACTTGAAAAACTCCCCAAAGTTTAAGAAAAGAGCTTTTTGTGTTATACTTCCACCTTGTGGTCTAAAACAGAAGCGTTTTCTGTTATTAGAAAAGCAACACTGGTTTTCCAGCTCCTTCTGGCTCAACTGTCACTTAAAGTATGTAAATTGTACGTTACATCAGCTGGCAAAATCATTTTCCCAAAATTATGAgccacagaaaaaagaaaaagccaaaACAATGAGTACAGCTTAAAAGTCCCTCATGCCTTGAAGATCTTACTTAAGATCTTACTTAAGTGATGCTGGCTTTCCTTATGTCAACGAAACTGCAAATACTCTGCACACGTACatataacatcatcatcatctatttCTGTGATGTATACAATCATCCATGTACCAGTGTATCACTGCTTGCACTATTATGTCATATGCACTTAATGTTAACTGTAGGTGCATGTTACT
It includes:
- the LOC128317615 gene encoding clumping factor A-like; translation: MTGCNNGSTTRLHSSHSLSALAVKPKSPAFNRSGDFSCQLLMCFLLSITDNRHSDTDSDTDPDSDTDSDIVSDSDTDPDSDTDSDTDPDSDPDSDTDSDSESDSDTDSDTDFDSDTDSDSDSDTDSDTDSDSDTDSDSDSDSDTDSDSDTDSDIDSGPDAISDSDTDSDSDSDPDSDTDSDTDSDTDPDSDTDSDSDTDSDSDTVSDSYTDSDSDSDTDSDTDSDSDSDSDFMIYDIQSAV